In the genome of Ignavibacteriales bacterium, one region contains:
- a CDS encoding T9SS type A sorting domain-containing protein — protein sequence MFYKLILFMFSFFTFTIAGDWNWQYPKPQGNNLWAIEFYNQYYGYAVGEWGTILFSSDHGITWEVQYEAITDNLLDIAVADSVTAWIVGDNGTIFKTTNNGFNWIEQNSGIQNGLNAVYFIDKNNGWAVGDNKRIIRTNDGGTNWVTQSVSSIPNSISFNGVHFVSSSEGWVVGSSGYILHTTNGGSDWIVQKNSGAPCLQVKFNSSTSGFVVGSNGSIFKTTNSGTNWNSITSNTSLGLNDIHFSTETDYWIVGDNGIILRSSNSGSSWYSENLDTYASIHHMTEFSGIKFIAGEYGFLAKKTNSDPWDYLNKGMNISINWITFSEGVYGFGVGQYGRIIKTSDGGKLWTDVYNGITGDSFYGADMPEKNNLWLVGDLGVLLHTSDGGSSWLQQTTNTTNTLMSISFVDENNGWAVGDLGTLIHTTNGGVTWVIQNSGTSKLLFGVTFKDLFNGWITGEDGLVLRTTDGGNTWNPQSSTTTNALFYPTFIDLNIGYCAGSYGTIIKTINGGNTWLTQATNTTNNIYMVKGISDNSIWAIGDTGFVLHSSDGGSNWQTEFGKTGYDFFGLEVLNDTTAWICGDNGTVLVTGNPESITNVFEQENTNVELPAEFELSQNYPSPFNPSTRIRFSITEYAHVTITIFDILGNEIETLVNKETSPGIHEVNWIASTLPSGVYFYRMQAGNFVQTKKTVLLK from the coding sequence ATGTTTTATAAACTTATACTTTTTATGTTTTCATTTTTCACATTTACAATTGCAGGCGATTGGAATTGGCAATATCCAAAACCACAGGGAAATAATCTGTGGGCAATAGAATTTTATAATCAATATTATGGGTATGCTGTTGGTGAATGGGGAACTATATTATTTTCCTCAGATCACGGGATAACCTGGGAAGTACAATATGAGGCGATTACAGATAATTTACTGGATATTGCTGTAGCGGATTCAGTTACTGCATGGATTGTCGGTGATAACGGAACAATATTTAAAACAACTAACAATGGTTTTAATTGGATTGAACAAAATAGCGGCATCCAGAATGGATTAAACGCCGTTTATTTTATAGATAAAAATAACGGGTGGGCAGTTGGTGACAATAAAAGAATTATCAGAACGAACGATGGTGGAACTAATTGGGTGACTCAATCAGTGTCTTCTATTCCCAATAGTATAAGTTTTAACGGAGTGCATTTTGTTAGTTCATCAGAAGGATGGGTTGTAGGGTCTTCCGGTTACATACTCCACACTACCAATGGCGGATCAGATTGGATTGTTCAAAAGAATAGCGGGGCACCTTGCTTACAAGTAAAGTTTAACAGTTCAACTTCAGGATTTGTAGTTGGTTCAAACGGATCAATTTTTAAAACAACTAATTCCGGAACAAACTGGAACTCTATAACTTCAAATACTTCGCTTGGATTAAATGATATTCATTTTTCTACGGAAACAGATTATTGGATTGTAGGTGACAATGGAATTATTCTGAGGTCATCAAATTCAGGATCATCATGGTATTCTGAAAATCTGGATACTTATGCTTCAATACATCACATGACTGAGTTTTCCGGTATTAAATTTATTGCCGGTGAATATGGATTTTTAGCTAAAAAGACTAACTCAGATCCCTGGGATTATCTGAATAAAGGAATGAACATCAGTATTAATTGGATTACTTTCTCAGAAGGAGTATACGGATTTGGTGTTGGACAATACGGAAGAATTATAAAAACTTCTGATGGTGGAAAATTATGGACTGATGTTTACAACGGCATTACTGGTGATTCATTCTACGGTGCTGATATGCCTGAGAAAAATAATCTATGGCTTGTAGGCGATCTGGGAGTTCTTCTCCATACATCCGATGGTGGAAGTAGTTGGTTACAACAAACAACAAATACTACTAACACTCTCATGAGCATAAGCTTTGTTGATGAAAATAATGGATGGGCTGTTGGAGATTTAGGCACACTGATACACACCACAAACGGAGGAGTAACATGGGTCATTCAAAATTCCGGTACAAGTAAATTACTCTTTGGTGTCACCTTCAAAGATTTATTTAATGGCTGGATAACCGGGGAAGATGGTTTGGTATTGCGGACGACCGATGGTGGCAACACCTGGAATCCACAATCCAGCACCACAACCAACGCACTTTTTTATCCAACCTTTATTGATTTGAATATTGGATATTGTGCAGGTTCTTATGGAACAATAATTAAAACCATAAATGGTGGAAACACCTGGCTTACACAAGCAACCAATACAACTAATAATATTTATATGGTAAAGGGTATTTCAGATAATTCTATCTGGGCGATTGGTGATACTGGATTTGTCCTCCATAGCTCAGATGGAGGATCAAACTGGCAGACCGAGTTTGGAAAAACAGGCTATGATTTTTTTGGATTAGAAGTGCTTAATGATACTACTGCATGGATATGCGGTGACAATGGAACTGTACTTGTTACAGGTAATCCTGAATCTATAACAAATGTTTTTGAACAAGAAAACACTAATGTTGAGTTGCCCGCGGAATTTGAATTATCTCAGAATTATCCCAGTCCATTTAATCCTTCCACAAGAATTAGATTTTCTATCACAGAATATGCTCATGTCACGATAACTATATTCGATATTTTAGGTAATGAAATAGAAACTCTGGTGAACAAAGAAACTTCTCCAGGCATTCATGAAGTAAACTGGATCGCATCAACTTTACCAAGCGGGGTTTACTTTTACAGGATGCAGGCAGGAAACTTTGTTCAGACAAAAAAAACAGTTTTATTAAAATAA
- a CDS encoding sigma-54-dependent Fis family transcriptional regulator: MKDYTILIADDESTQRDILSGYLKKKGYKIFSASSGSDAINIAKNNLVDIVLSDYKMPDKTGLEVLEELKHLNPEISFVMITAYGTIENAVKAMRLGAFDYISKPVDLDELDLLLERIIENKNLKSENKFLKEQLKEKHSISSIITNSSMMEEVISIASRVADSKATVLITGENGTGKEVLAKAIHFISPRSSNPFIAVNIPALTETILESELFGHEKGSFTGADKLKKGRFELANTGTIFLDEIGDIPLSTQVKLLRVLQEHQIERVGGTESINIDVRIIAATNQDLEKKIRDGLFREDLYYRLNIVAIKIPSLKERKEDIIPLIEYFIKKYCKENAKEDLLISKEAVDTLMKYNYPGNVRELENIIERAVVLARGNTITAKDLPMNVTGFKEEVNLSQRENETLTQQVEALEKKLIFDALHVSNGNQTKAGKILGLTERNLRYKLKKYDIK, from the coding sequence ATGAAAGATTATACAATACTAATCGCAGATGATGAATCAACACAGCGTGATATTTTATCCGGCTACTTAAAGAAAAAAGGATATAAAATATTCTCCGCATCATCAGGTAGTGACGCAATCAACATCGCTAAAAACAATCTCGTTGACATTGTTTTATCAGACTATAAAATGCCGGATAAAACCGGGCTTGAAGTCCTTGAAGAATTAAAACACCTGAATCCTGAAATAAGTTTTGTGATGATAACAGCTTACGGGACAATTGAGAATGCTGTAAAAGCAATGAGACTGGGTGCGTTCGATTACATTTCAAAGCCTGTTGATCTTGATGAACTCGACCTGTTACTTGAAAGGATAATTGAGAATAAAAATCTTAAATCCGAAAACAAGTTTTTGAAAGAACAGTTGAAGGAGAAACATAGCATCTCTTCAATAATTACTAATTCATCAATGATGGAAGAAGTGATAAGCATTGCTTCCAGGGTTGCGGATAGCAAAGCAACCGTATTGATAACAGGTGAAAATGGAACCGGTAAAGAAGTGCTCGCAAAAGCTATTCACTTTATAAGTCCGAGAAGCAGCAATCCTTTTATAGCTGTTAACATTCCCGCACTTACAGAAACAATTTTGGAAAGTGAATTGTTCGGTCATGAAAAAGGATCATTTACCGGCGCAGATAAATTAAAGAAAGGCAGATTTGAACTTGCTAATACAGGAACAATTTTTCTTGATGAGATTGGAGATATACCGCTTTCAACACAGGTAAAACTACTGAGAGTTTTGCAGGAACATCAAATTGAAAGAGTTGGCGGTACCGAAAGTATTAATATTGATGTCAGAATTATTGCCGCGACCAACCAGGATCTTGAAAAGAAAATCAGGGATGGATTGTTCCGTGAAGATCTTTACTACCGGCTGAACATAGTCGCAATAAAAATTCCATCTTTAAAAGAAAGAAAAGAAGATATCATTCCGCTGATAGAATATTTTATTAAGAAGTACTGTAAAGAAAATGCAAAAGAAGATCTTCTCATTTCAAAAGAAGCAGTTGATACATTGATGAAATATAACTATCCCGGTAATGTGCGTGAGCTTGAAAACATTATAGAGCGCGCTGTTGTGCTTGCAAGAGGTAATACAATTACAGCAAAAGACTTGCCGATGAATGTAACCGGATTCAAGGAAGAAGTGAATTTATCACAACGGGAAAATGAAACTCTGACACAACAGGTTGAAGCGCTGGAAAAAAAATTAATATTCGATGCTCTTCATGTAAGCAATGGAAATCAGACTAAAGCGGGTAAAATATTAGGATTAACCGAACGCAATCTCAGGTATAAACTGAAAAAGTATGACATCAAGTAA
- a CDS encoding ATP-binding protein, translated as MKFLQRVRPGGVIAITIVIAAVMIISSIVELSESKKETIHLLTESSYSLIETIRQSSLNTLNSSEEIENIITERLLNNAFLIKQLDSLNLLTTNKLIEIGKKNSIYRINIFDNKGNRILSNRIPEPGHIHGEENINRYFELYKILTGEEDEIIIGLKDAEFTNAQRYAIAVSRVNNRGAIVVNLDAADFLEFRKKIGIGKIINDLSDNHRIKYLALQDSIGILAANSTLDSISSIESDAFLEKALTSDSILTRIIYYKGEEVFEAVMRLYYEGETAGLFRLGLTMEEVKLVEERMTRRLVLISLILAAISIITLSIIFTNQTLKSVSTEYGKFKSFTASVLENMGDAVIVTDTMFNITLANKSAQQLLFNTKELFSGKPLESFSPPLLIELKKYLAGKYSGTETLITPIRIDKEDKFLLLNFSTNLNTEGTAESYTIVIRDFTEVHKLEEETKRNEKLSAMGELASGVAHEIRNPINAIGMIAQRLDKEFIVDNNSDEYHNITSLLRHEVNRINRIITQFLSYAKPLDIQIKPVNTKEYFNELFLLFDAQSKHKNITLNFELKDIGVINIDPELLKQTLINIVQNAFDATDKNGNVEIKYSFSENNFLIEISDDGRGIAEENLKRIFDLYYTSKKDGNGLGLSIAQKIVAQHNGSISVKSKLNSGTKFIISIPQ; from the coding sequence ATGAAATTTCTTCAGAGAGTACGACCAGGGGGAGTTATTGCGATAACAATTGTTATCGCCGCAGTAATGATTATTTCTTCAATTGTAGAATTGAGTGAAAGTAAAAAAGAAACAATTCACCTGCTTACTGAAAGTTCCTACTCGTTAATTGAAACGATAAGACAAAGCTCGCTCAACACTTTAAACTCCAGTGAAGAAATTGAAAACATTATCACCGAGCGTCTTCTTAACAATGCATTTTTAATTAAACAGCTGGATAGTTTAAATCTGCTTACAACAAACAAACTTATTGAGATTGGAAAAAAGAATTCGATATACAGGATCAATATTTTTGATAATAAAGGGAACAGAATTTTATCAAACCGTATCCCTGAGCCAGGGCACATACACGGTGAAGAAAATATCAACAGATATTTTGAACTTTATAAAATTTTAACAGGCGAAGAAGACGAAATAATAATCGGGTTAAAGGATGCCGAGTTTACAAATGCACAACGTTATGCAATTGCTGTTTCGCGCGTTAATAACAGAGGCGCTATAGTTGTTAATCTTGATGCGGCTGACTTTCTCGAATTCAGAAAAAAAATTGGGATTGGAAAAATCATTAATGATTTATCCGATAACCATAGAATAAAATATCTGGCATTGCAGGACTCTATCGGGATACTTGCTGCTAACAGCACGTTGGATTCTATTTCATCAATTGAATCCGATGCATTTCTTGAAAAGGCTCTTACCTCAGATTCAATTTTAACACGTATAATATATTATAAAGGCGAGGAAGTTTTTGAAGCCGTAATGAGATTATACTATGAAGGAGAAACAGCCGGCTTGTTCAGGTTAGGTTTAACTATGGAAGAGGTTAAGCTTGTTGAAGAACGAATGACAAGAAGGCTTGTTTTAATTTCACTAATACTTGCTGCTATTTCAATAATAACTCTCAGTATTATTTTTACAAACCAAACGCTAAAGAGTGTTTCAACTGAGTATGGTAAATTTAAATCATTCACAGCCTCAGTGCTGGAAAATATGGGAGATGCGGTTATTGTAACAGATACAATGTTTAACATAACGTTAGCGAACAAGTCTGCTCAACAACTTCTTTTCAATACTAAAGAATTATTTTCAGGTAAACCGCTTGAATCATTTTCTCCGCCATTATTAATTGAACTTAAAAAATATTTAGCGGGAAAATATTCCGGAACAGAAACTCTCATCACTCCAATTAGAATTGATAAGGAAGACAAATTCCTCTTACTGAATTTTTCCACTAACCTGAATACAGAAGGTACAGCAGAGAGTTATACAATTGTTATAAGGGATTTCACTGAAGTCCATAAACTTGAAGAAGAAACAAAACGAAATGAAAAACTTTCCGCGATGGGTGAGCTTGCCTCCGGCGTTGCGCATGAAATCCGTAACCCTATAAATGCTATCGGGATGATTGCGCAAAGACTTGATAAAGAATTTATTGTTGATAATAACTCAGACGAATACCACAATATCACATCGCTCTTGAGACATGAAGTAAACAGGATCAACAGGATAATAACTCAGTTCCTTAGTTACGCAAAACCTCTTGATATTCAGATAAAACCGGTGAACACAAAAGAATATTTCAACGAACTGTTTTTACTTTTTGATGCCCAGTCAAAGCACAAGAACATTACTCTTAATTTTGAACTGAAAGACATAGGAGTTATAAATATTGATCCGGAATTATTAAAACAAACTTTAATCAATATCGTTCAAAATGCATTCGATGCAACAGATAAAAACGGAAATGTCGAAATCAAATATTCCTTTTCTGAGAATAACTTTCTGATAGAAATAAGTGATGATGGCAGAGGCATTGCTGAAGAAAATCTAAAAAGGATTTTTGATCTTTATTACACATCAAAGAAAGATGGAAATGGACTGGGGCTTAGTATCGCTCAGAAAATTGTAGCTCAACACAATGGTTCAATTAGTGTAAAAAGTAAATTAAACTCAGGAACAAAATTTATAATCAGCATACCACAATGA